In Thermodesulfobacteriota bacterium, the following are encoded in one genomic region:
- a CDS encoding argininosuccinate synthase — MARKSKIVLAYSGGLDTSVILKWLAERYDAEIIAFVADLGQGEDLDAAREKALKTGASKVYIEDLRDEFVRDFVYPAVQANAVYEGVYLLGTSLARPLIAKRQIEIAKKEKAFAVSHGSTGKGNDQVRFELTYYALDPSIKVIAPWREWDLNSRTALIDYAKKHGIPVPVTAAKPYSCDRNLLHISYEGGILEDPWSEPPDDMFELTVSPEKAPDEPVYIDIDFEGGVPTKVDGKAMKPAELLGTLNKIGGANGVGRVDLVENRFVGMKSRGVYETPGGTILHTAHRALESLTMDREVMHLRDSLIPKISELIYYGFWYSPEMEMLRAAVEESQKKVTGTIRLKIYKGNIILAGRRSPNSLYNPDLATFEEDSIYNQADATGFIKLNALRLSMRKLLEEKKK; from the coding sequence CCGAAAGGTACGACGCCGAAATAATCGCTTTCGTCGCCGACCTCGGCCAGGGAGAAGACCTCGATGCAGCCCGTGAGAAGGCCCTCAAGACGGGCGCGAGCAAGGTGTACATAGAGGACCTCAGGGACGAGTTCGTGCGCGACTTCGTTTACCCGGCCGTTCAGGCGAACGCCGTATACGAAGGCGTATACCTTCTCGGAACGTCGCTCGCCCGCCCGCTTATTGCCAAGCGGCAGATAGAGATAGCGAAGAAAGAAAAGGCCTTCGCAGTGTCCCACGGCTCGACGGGGAAGGGGAACGACCAGGTCCGTTTCGAGCTCACATATTACGCCCTCGACCCGTCGATAAAGGTTATCGCGCCGTGGAGGGAGTGGGACCTTAACTCGCGGACCGCCCTCATCGATTACGCGAAGAAGCACGGGATACCCGTTCCCGTAACCGCCGCCAAGCCATATAGCTGCGACAGGAACCTCCTTCACATAAGCTACGAGGGCGGCATTCTCGAAGACCCGTGGTCGGAGCCCCCGGACGACATGTTCGAGCTCACCGTGTCCCCGGAAAAGGCCCCGGACGAGCCCGTATACATTGACATAGATTTCGAGGGGGGCGTCCCGACGAAGGTCGACGGGAAGGCCATGAAGCCCGCGGAGCTCCTGGGTACGCTGAACAAGATCGGCGGGGCGAACGGCGTGGGCCGGGTGGACCTCGTCGAGAACAGGTTCGTCGGAATGAAGTCGAGGGGCGTTTATGAAACCCCCGGCGGCACTATCCTACACACCGCGCACAGGGCGCTCGAATCCCTTACGATGGACAGGGAGGTCATGCACCTCCGGGATTCGCTCATCCCGAAGATCTCGGAGCTCATATACTACGGCTTCTGGTACTCCCCCGAAATGGAAATGCTGAGGGCCGCCGTGGAGGAGTCGCAGAAGAAGGTGACGGGCACCATAAGGCTCAAGATTTACAAGGGCAACATCATACTCGCGGGAAGGCGCTCGCCGAACTCGCTTTATAACCCGGACCTCGCGACGTTCGAGGAGGACAGCATCTACAATCAGGCGGACGCGACGGGCTTCATAAAGCTGAACGCGCTCAGGCTCTCGATGCGGAAGCTCCTCGAAGAGAAGAAGAAATAA
- a CDS encoding class I SAM-dependent RNA methyltransferase, translating to MQVEIESIAFGGSGVAREGGKVIFVKGGVPKDVLDVRIIKDKGSYAEAVIESVITPSPERAEPVCEVFGTCGGCQLQNMGYEAQTREKEHILKDALRRTGGFTDLPAEPIFPSGSEYAYRTRVRLAAWYYSGRWHVGYNIGGTRRKVGITSCPISDGPINSAIGRLSAVLAMFDRPEFPLEFVQISSDGKDAHISLVARSGKQPGALGTLARHLARFPETEKVSIKGKSEAEFEFYLSEMKFLANPSVFTQSNPGVNEAIVRTALEWAGPVEGLSVLDLYSGIGSFSLPLAKTASKVVSVEINRFSSALARKNGEVNGLTNISFVTAPSGEAVNELLEKGEAFDVVVLDPPREGAKEILEGIASLATGKIIYVSCDPVTLSRDLKRLNELGWSPRRVKPFDMFPQTYHVESVAILEKG from the coding sequence TTGCAGGTAGAAATAGAGAGCATAGCATTCGGAGGCAGCGGGGTCGCGAGGGAAGGCGGAAAGGTGATCTTCGTTAAAGGGGGGGTCCCTAAAGACGTCCTCGACGTACGTATAATAAAGGACAAGGGAAGCTACGCCGAGGCCGTAATCGAGAGCGTGATAACTCCATCGCCCGAAAGGGCGGAGCCCGTATGCGAGGTCTTCGGAACGTGCGGGGGATGCCAGCTCCAGAACATGGGCTACGAGGCCCAGACGAGAGAAAAGGAGCATATTCTAAAAGACGCTTTAAGGAGGACAGGCGGCTTTACCGACCTGCCTGCCGAGCCGATATTCCCCTCGGGGAGCGAGTACGCCTACAGGACGCGCGTCAGGCTCGCAGCATGGTATTACTCCGGAAGGTGGCACGTCGGATACAACATCGGCGGGACGCGGAGGAAGGTCGGGATAACGTCCTGCCCCATATCGGACGGGCCGATAAACAGCGCAATAGGGAGGCTCTCGGCCGTTCTGGCCATGTTCGACAGGCCGGAATTCCCGCTCGAATTCGTCCAGATATCGTCCGACGGAAAGGACGCGCACATATCTCTCGTCGCCAGGTCCGGGAAGCAGCCCGGGGCGCTCGGCACCCTCGCAAGGCACCTGGCGAGGTTCCCCGAAACCGAGAAGGTCTCCATAAAGGGCAAATCCGAAGCCGAGTTCGAGTTCTATCTCTCGGAGATGAAATTCCTGGCGAACCCGTCGGTGTTCACTCAGTCGAACCCGGGCGTGAACGAGGCCATCGTCCGCACGGCTCTCGAATGGGCCGGCCCGGTGGAAGGACTCTCGGTCCTCGACCTTTACTCCGGCATAGGGAGCTTCTCTCTTCCGCTCGCGAAGACTGCCTCGAAGGTTGTGTCCGTCGAGATAAACAGGTTCTCTTCGGCGCTCGCCCGGAAGAACGGCGAGGTTAACGGCCTGACCAATATTTCGTTCGTAACCGCCCCTTCGGGCGAGGCCGTAAACGAGCTTCTCGAAAAAGGCGAGGCGTTCGACGTAGTGGTCCTGGACCCGCCGAGGGAAGGGGCGAAGGAAATCCTGGAAGGGATAGCGTCGCTCGCCACGGGAAAAATAATCTACGTCTCGTGCGATCCTGTCACGCTCTCCCGCGATTTAAAGCGCCTGAACGAGCTCGGATGGAGCCCTCGGCGCGTAAAGCCGTTCGACATGTTCCCGCAGACGTATCACGTCGAATCCGTCGCGATCCTCGAAAAGGGCTGA
- a CDS encoding GNAT family N-acyltransferase, whose protein sequence is MREKKITSFRNTVTGSNVLGSAFKWKLRQFRTKVPINIESNRFVIKTVESMSELEKALDLRYEVFYRETLNKDNFSRTDIDKFDSICDHLIILDKKQNMVIGTYRFISSTFSDKFYSESEFDIEQIKSAPGVKLELGRACVHRDYRNGTGIALLWKGLTEYFRTIKAKYLFGCSSIGTTNPVEVSLIYKYIKELYLSPEDFRVFPTEKHRVKELDHYINAFDKFGIKTESIEEFIPPLLKSYLKAGSVICGEPALDMKFKCADFFTVLDLEALSKSFEKRYKGAND, encoded by the coding sequence ATGAGAGAGAAAAAAATCACATCGTTCAGGAACACCGTCACAGGTTCGAACGTGCTCGGTAGCGCGTTCAAATGGAAGCTGAGGCAGTTCCGGACCAAGGTTCCCATCAACATAGAAAGTAACCGCTTCGTAATAAAAACCGTCGAAAGCATGTCCGAGCTGGAGAAGGCCCTCGACCTCAGATACGAGGTCTTCTACAGGGAAACGCTCAACAAGGACAACTTCAGCAGGACGGACATAGACAAGTTCGATTCCATCTGCGATCATCTCATCATACTCGACAAGAAGCAGAACATGGTCATCGGGACGTACAGGTTCATATCGTCCACGTTCTCCGACAAATTCTATTCGGAATCGGAGTTCGACATCGAGCAGATCAAAAGCGCCCCGGGCGTAAAGCTCGAGCTCGGAAGGGCGTGCGTTCACAGGGACTACAGGAACGGCACCGGCATAGCGCTCCTCTGGAAAGGTCTCACGGAATACTTCAGGACGATAAAGGCGAAGTACCTCTTCGGCTGCTCCAGCATAGGGACGACAAACCCGGTCGAGGTCAGCCTCATATATAAATACATTAAGGAGCTCTACCTCTCGCCCGAGGACTTCAGGGTTTTCCCCACGGAAAAGCACAGAGTGAAGGAGCTCGACCATTACATAAACGCCTTTGACAAGTTCGGCATCAAGACGGAATCCATAGAGGAATTCATACCGCCGCTCCTCAAGAGCTACCTCAAGGCGGGCTCCGTCATATGCGGGGAGCCGGCTCTCGACATGAAGTTCAAGTGCGCCGACTTCTTCACGGTGCTCGATCTCGAGGCCCTTTCGAAATCTTTCGAGAAAAGATACAAGGGCGCAAATGATTAG
- a CDS encoding phosphatase PAP2 family protein, translating into METDKKLYQQSAEPIVIPEGWRDRSARIISNVFSPPLIALVCIVVTAHAAKADSSLWWIFVFIALLIIPPTLYILSLVHSGAVSDFHLSRREERAKPLLVIFTYASLVFVVTYLLNAPKLMIIVTGIALIQILLVFLVTLRWKISGHCTSAAGLSFLAIALYGEPMIPLTLIIPVVAWSRIRLGRHTLYQTIAGSFLGAVTVMGILYITGSLSI; encoded by the coding sequence ATGGAAACTGACAAAAAATTATACCAGCAGTCGGCCGAGCCTATAGTCATCCCCGAGGGATGGCGCGACAGGTCGGCCCGCATCATCTCCAACGTTTTCAGTCCGCCTCTCATAGCGCTCGTGTGTATCGTGGTAACCGCCCACGCCGCGAAGGCCGATTCCTCCCTGTGGTGGATATTCGTGTTCATCGCTCTTCTCATCATACCGCCTACGCTCTACATACTGTCGCTCGTTCATTCAGGCGCGGTAAGCGATTTCCACCTGAGCAGGCGTGAAGAGCGCGCAAAGCCCCTCCTCGTAATCTTCACGTATGCCTCTCTCGTTTTCGTCGTCACGTATCTTCTGAACGCACCGAAGCTTATGATCATCGTAACGGGCATCGCGCTCATCCAGATATTGCTCGTATTCCTCGTTACGCTCAGATGGAAAATAAGCGGTCACTGCACGTCGGCAGCGGGGCTGTCGTTCCTGGCGATAGCGCTTTACGGTGAGCCGATGATTCCGCTCACACTGATTATCCCGGTCGTTGCGTGGTCGAGGATAAGGCTCGGAAGACACACGCTGTACCAGACCATCGCCGGGAGCTTCCTCGGCGCTGTCACCGTAATGGGGATTCTCTACATTACCGGCTCGCTGTCCATATGA
- the queA gene encoding tRNA preQ1(34) S-adenosylmethionine ribosyltransferase-isomerase QueA, which translates to MKTSDFDYDLPEERIAVRPLPGRQDSRLLVLDRESGSMTHRKFSGLPELLGPGDLLVLNDTKVLPARLYGRKPSGAEIEVLLEEKTGERTWKCIARGPKENLEVDFGRGLTGRLVKSGGDTWWIEFSDDVLSFLDSLGHMPLPPYIKRRADEVDRETYQTVYAEREGAIAAPTAGLHFTEGLLSEIEQKGVGVARVTLHVGAGTFLPVKSENIEEHRIHSEWREVPPETAEMVNDVRSRGGRVVAVGTTVLRSLESATGEDGRVVPISGRTDLFVYPGYRFRVTDALVTNFHMPRSTLLMLVSAFAGRELILKSYVAALGNGYRFLSYGDAMFIT; encoded by the coding sequence ATGAAGACCTCGGATTTCGATTACGACCTCCCGGAGGAGAGGATTGCCGTCCGCCCACTTCCCGGGAGGCAGGATTCGAGGCTCCTCGTGCTCGACAGGGAAAGCGGCTCTATGACGCACCGGAAGTTCTCGGGCCTGCCGGAGCTTCTCGGCCCGGGGGACCTCCTCGTCCTTAACGATACGAAAGTTCTCCCGGCGAGGCTATACGGCAGAAAACCGTCGGGCGCTGAAATAGAGGTGCTCCTCGAAGAAAAGACGGGCGAGCGCACGTGGAAATGCATCGCCAGGGGGCCGAAGGAGAACCTCGAAGTCGATTTCGGAAGAGGCCTTACGGGGAGGCTCGTAAAGTCGGGCGGGGACACGTGGTGGATAGAGTTCAGCGACGACGTCCTTTCCTTTCTCGATTCGCTCGGGCACATGCCGCTCCCGCCCTACATTAAGCGAAGGGCCGACGAAGTAGACAGGGAGACGTACCAGACGGTCTACGCCGAGAGGGAAGGGGCCATAGCCGCCCCGACCGCGGGGCTTCATTTTACGGAAGGGCTCCTCTCCGAAATCGAGCAGAAGGGCGTAGGCGTCGCGCGCGTGACGCTCCACGTCGGGGCGGGCACGTTCCTGCCGGTGAAGTCCGAGAACATAGAGGAGCACCGGATTCATTCCGAGTGGAGGGAGGTCCCGCCCGAAACGGCGGAGATGGTGAACGACGTGCGCTCGCGCGGCGGCAGGGTCGTGGCGGTCGGCACCACTGTCCTCCGGTCGCTCGAATCGGCCACGGGAGAGGACGGGAGGGTCGTCCCCATAAGCGGCAGGACGGACCTCTTCGTATATCCGGGCTACCGGTTCCGCGTGACTGACGCCCTCGTAACGAACTTTCACATGCCGCGCTCTACGCTCCTGATGCTCGTCTCCGCGTTCGCCGGGCGGGAGCTTATACTTAAATCTTACGTCGCCGCCCTGGGGAACGGCTACAGGTTCCTCAGCTACGGCGACGCGATGTTCATAACCTGA
- a CDS encoding glycosyltransferase family protein: MKVLFGIQGTGNGHISRSRELLRYLSKRASVDILLSGYHHEVALGFEVKYNLPGLGFTFGKKGGIDYVHSLRNLSPGKLLSDIYSLPVEKYDLVLTDFEPITAWAARVKRRPSVAISHQAAFLSPNIPRPPEGRNRFQEKVLEWYAPAPVLIGLHFERYDDFIFTPIIREEIRKQDPRNDGHYTVYLPSYDYARISGILKGIDVRWEVFSKHHKGEAFKDGNVTVYPVGNAEFARSLVTCEGILCNAGFETPAEALYLGKKIMVIPMKGQYEQQCNAEALGRMGVPVIRRVDAGFVSVLSDWVSSGYSYRPDYTNNLPEIVDRILENGSGAGIAPELSSNMSLGEDRPPLGQPE, translated from the coding sequence ATGAAAGTACTGTTCGGCATACAGGGTACGGGCAACGGGCACATCTCCCGCTCACGCGAGCTGCTCCGGTACCTGAGCAAGCGGGCGAGCGTGGACATCCTCCTTAGCGGATACCATCACGAGGTCGCTCTCGGTTTCGAGGTGAAGTACAACCTCCCCGGCCTCGGGTTCACGTTCGGTAAGAAGGGCGGGATAGATTACGTCCATTCCCTCCGGAACTTGAGCCCCGGAAAACTCCTCTCCGACATATACAGCCTTCCCGTCGAAAAGTACGACCTCGTCCTTACGGACTTCGAGCCGATAACGGCGTGGGCCGCGCGCGTCAAGCGCCGCCCGTCCGTCGCCATATCGCACCAGGCGGCGTTCCTGTCGCCGAATATCCCGCGGCCCCCCGAAGGCCGTAACCGCTTTCAGGAAAAGGTGCTCGAATGGTACGCACCGGCCCCTGTGCTTATAGGGCTTCACTTCGAGCGCTACGACGATTTCATATTCACGCCCATCATACGGGAGGAGATAAGAAAGCAGGATCCCCGGAACGACGGGCACTATACCGTCTATCTCCCGTCATACGATTACGCACGGATATCCGGGATACTGAAAGGGATAGACGTCAGGTGGGAGGTCTTTTCAAAGCACCACAAGGGCGAGGCGTTTAAGGACGGAAACGTCACCGTCTACCCTGTAGGCAACGCGGAATTCGCCAGGAGCCTCGTCACGTGCGAGGGGATACTGTGTAACGCCGGGTTCGAGACCCCGGCCGAGGCGCTTTACCTCGGGAAGAAGATAATGGTCATACCGATGAAGGGCCAGTACGAGCAGCAGTGTAACGCCGAGGCGCTCGGGAGAATGGGCGTCCCGGTAATAAGGAGGGTCGACGCCGGGTTCGTAAGCGTACTTTCTGACTGGGTTAGTTCCGGGTATTCGTACAGGCCGGATTACACGAACAATCTTCCGGAAATCGTCGACAGGATACTCGAAAACGGCAGCGGCGCAGGCATCGCGCCGGAGCTCAGCTCTAACATGAGCCTCGGGGAAGACAGGCCCCCGCTCGGCCAGCCGGAATAG
- a CDS encoding glycosyltransferase family 1 protein, translated as MKILLVTDAWPPQINGVAHTLSYVTGLIRREHDITVLNPYVEGSESLPLLIHNIPIVKNAAILAERYLDAHSPGKVHIATEGPLGLAARQLCRKNGIAYNTSYHTRLADYGWLLYRVPAFLTWAYIRWFHMCSRKVLVTTRSITRQLGLSNCLVWGRGVDTGLFYPESGVKTRGEKTIITVGRVSKDKNLDDFCRIRGYRKILVGGGPYLDTLRAKYPDVEFTGPVPHGELRRMYARADVFVFPSRLDTFGLVILEAMACGLPVAAYDVPSPSDIVKHGVTGYIGNNLEECVENAFGNLGNVSAGALEYAKAQSWDSIAEQFVNHLE; from the coding sequence ATGAAGATCCTGCTCGTTACAGATGCGTGGCCGCCCCAGATAAACGGCGTCGCGCATACGCTGAGCTATGTAACGGGGCTTATACGGAGAGAGCATGACATAACCGTATTGAACCCCTACGTCGAGGGCTCGGAATCCCTCCCCCTCCTGATACACAACATACCGATCGTAAAGAACGCAGCCATACTCGCCGAAAGATACCTCGACGCGCATTCGCCGGGCAAGGTTCACATCGCCACCGAGGGTCCGCTCGGGCTCGCCGCAAGGCAGCTCTGCAGAAAGAACGGGATAGCCTACAACACCTCCTACCACACGCGGCTCGCCGACTACGGATGGCTCCTCTACAGGGTCCCGGCGTTCCTGACGTGGGCGTACATAAGGTGGTTTCACATGTGCAGCCGGAAGGTTCTCGTCACGACGAGGAGCATCACGAGGCAGCTCGGCCTCAGCAACTGCCTCGTCTGGGGGCGGGGCGTGGACACCGGGCTTTTCTATCCGGAAAGCGGCGTGAAGACGCGCGGCGAGAAAACGATCATCACGGTCGGGCGCGTCAGCAAGGACAAGAACCTCGACGATTTCTGCAGGATTCGCGGGTACAGGAAGATTCTCGTCGGCGGGGGGCCGTATCTTGATACGCTCAGGGCGAAATATCCCGATGTCGAGTTCACGGGCCCCGTGCCGCACGGCGAGCTCCGGCGTATGTACGCGAGGGCCGACGTGTTCGTCTTCCCGAGCAGGCTCGATACGTTCGGCCTCGTCATACTGGAGGCCATGGCGTGCGGGCTTCCCGTCGCGGCTTACGACGTGCCGAGCCCGAGCGATATTGTGAAACACGGGGTCACGGGATACATCGGGAACAACCTCGAGGAGTGCGTTGAAAATGCGTTCGGGAATCTCGGGAACGTCTCGGCAGGGGCCCTCGAGTATGCGAAGGCCCAGAGCTGGGACTCCATAGCCGAGCAGTTCGTAAACCACCTTGAGTGA
- a CDS encoding lysophospholipid acyltransferase family protein, translating to MKPRARNTSKGFSKDKNYLILSNHLSYLDIFILFSEFPASFIASVDEVKEMFLLGRITELSGGYFVERRNRSTLRADIDEIADILRLGINVALFPEGTTSTGEGVLPFKTPLISAAEKAGVEVLPVCIKYTKIDGEDIGPENRDLVYFHGDMEFFSHVGKLLNVKRIDVEVTVLEPLSVSSAGSRKDLSEEVYNAISAEYAGGAVERDEKAPSAAARK from the coding sequence GTGAAGCCGCGCGCCAGAAACACCTCGAAGGGCTTCTCCAAAGACAAGAATTATCTCATACTCTCGAACCACCTTTCCTACCTCGACATCTTCATACTGTTCTCCGAATTCCCTGCGTCGTTCATCGCCAGCGTGGACGAGGTGAAGGAGATGTTCCTCCTCGGGCGGATTACGGAGCTCAGCGGCGGGTACTTCGTCGAAAGGAGGAACCGCTCTACGCTGAGGGCCGACATAGATGAGATAGCGGACATACTCAGGCTCGGCATAAACGTCGCGCTTTTTCCCGAGGGGACGACGTCTACGGGAGAGGGAGTCCTCCCGTTCAAGACGCCTCTCATAAGCGCGGCCGAAAAGGCGGGCGTCGAGGTCCTCCCGGTTTGTATCAAGTACACCAAGATAGACGGCGAGGATATCGGCCCCGAAAACCGCGACCTCGTTTACTTCCACGGCGACATGGAATTCTTCTCCCACGTCGGAAAGCTCCTTAACGTAAAGAGGATAGACGTAGAGGTCACCGTTCTGGAGCCGCTAAGTGTATCTTCCGCAGGATCGAGGAAGGACCTCTCGGAAGAGGTTTATAACGCCATAAGCGCGGAGTACGCGGGCGGCGCAGTCGAGCGGGACGAGAAGGCCCCCTCGGCAGCCGCGAGGAAATGA
- a CDS encoding glycosyltransferase, with protein MAIHPGDLTVVVPTRNEERNIGNFLHSIPDGIRLVVVDASTDSTPDIVSRARPDYTTIIRYPGTITEARLTGADAATTPWLLFTDADVVFSEEYFRNLRELEEYDLIYGPKLSRDRHAGYYKWFAYGQFLIHRLGVPAASGSNFIIRREAYVESGGFDAALACNEDSELAWRVKRAGFTAHFTFDLVVYAEDHRRVEMGRTKKTLHSLTRCTALYFGLIPDRWRGRDWGYWRGYDSDTELRNGN; from the coding sequence ATGGCGATTCATCCCGGCGATTTGACTGTCGTTGTTCCCACGAGAAACGAAGAAAGGAATATAGGGAATTTCCTCCACTCGATACCCGACGGGATAAGGCTCGTGGTCGTCGACGCCAGCACGGATTCGACGCCCGATATTGTTTCTCGGGCGCGGCCGGATTATACTACAATCATCAGGTATCCGGGCACCATAACGGAAGCGCGTCTGACAGGAGCTGACGCAGCCACCACCCCTTGGCTTCTCTTTACAGATGCGGACGTCGTATTCTCGGAGGAATATTTCCGGAATCTCCGGGAGCTCGAAGAATACGATTTGATCTACGGACCGAAGCTCTCCCGCGACAGGCACGCGGGCTATTACAAATGGTTCGCTTACGGACAATTCCTGATACACCGGTTGGGTGTTCCGGCTGCCTCGGGGTCGAACTTCATCATACGAAGGGAAGCCTATGTCGAATCCGGGGGATTCGACGCCGCGCTCGCGTGCAACGAGGATTCGGAGCTCGCGTGGCGGGTGAAGCGCGCGGGGTTCACGGCGCATTTCACGTTCGACCTCGTCGTTTACGCGGAGGATCACAGGCGCGTCGAGATGGGCAGGACAAAGAAGACGCTCCATTCTCTTACGAGGTGCACTGCGCTATACTTTGGACTGATACCCGACAGATGGCGCGGCAGGGACTGGGGATACTGGCGCGGGTACGATTCGGACACGGAGCTCCGAAATGGAAACTGA